The genome window GGCCCAGGCCGGTTCCGAAGTTGTGGGGCGCTCCCTGCGGCGCATTCAGACCGTGCATGAGGCGTCCCTGAAGGTCAAGGCCGACATGGGCCGGCTCAACGAGCACGCCCAGGCCATCTCCCAGATTATGAACGTGATTTCCGACATCGCGGACCAGACCAACCTGCTGGCGCTGAACGCGGCCATTGAGGCGGCGCGGGCCGGAGACGCCGGGCGCGGTTTTGCCGTGGTGGCCGACGAAGTGCGCAATCTGGCCGAAAAGACCATGGCCTCCACCCATGATGTGGGCAACGCCATCAAGGCCATTCAGGAAAGCACGGTTAAAAGCACGGAGTCGGTGGACAAGGCCGTGGAGCAGATCGAGC of Desulfovibrio porci contains these proteins:
- a CDS encoding methyl-accepting chemotaxis protein; its protein translation is MGRSLRRIQTVHEASLKVKADMGRLNEHAQAISQIMNVISDIADQTNLLALNAAIEAARAGDAGRGFAVVADEVRNLAEKTMASTHDVGNAIKAIQESTVKSTESVDKAVEQIEQATEFANQSGSALEEIVATVEATADQVSAIATASEEQSAASEEINHSIVQVNDMSRQTAAAMAEAAKAVSDLAAQSQRLNELITRMKEA